The DNA region ATATCTAGTTGGGTTCTTGCCCTAAAAGTTTAGCTACATGTTCCTTTTATACTCTAAGGAGCATGACTTAGTACAAGGACAAGTGTCAAGTTACCATATTTTCACTCTTAAGATCTTTTCATAGCTGTGATGTAATCTACTGAATAAGGGATAAGAATTGCACCAATGTGGCATTGGGACCCGAAGGTAGGTAGCTTTGCCACTGTTTGGGAGACAAGTTTTGGTCATCAAGAGGGACATTAGGAATACTGTGATTGGTACACGTGTCTCCAAGGTGACTCACTATGCATTAAACCAATAAGGGACGTCCTTATAGCCTTCAACTCTGAAAAGTCACTATGTCCCTTTTTGGTAATGCTTGAGTATTGTGTCAGGTTTAAATCTCACTTCCTTCCCCAGGCTATTACACCTTTAGCACTGACCAAGACAAAGTCTCTTAGCCATCAACTACTCTCCCTTATCTCACAGCTGCTCCACGTGTAGAGTTCCGATTCAACCACTTATGCATTCTCTCATGCCTTAGTGGTGTTACGTACAGTTTCTATCacttattttgattttacaaAATTGTTTTACCAATATTGCACTACACACAAGACCTTTCTAAGCCTAAAACCTGATTTTTTTGGGAACTTCATACAAATATAAttctaaaattaccaaacttCTCACTAAACATCATtttatactccacaaataagtccctatatactttttttgaattttcaagcTTTCATCAATTTTTCAATATCTTAGAGACCCATTTTGAGAATTGTTGGCCAGCTGTAATAGGAGTATAAAAACCTTGTTTTTATATCATAATGAAAATCATCCTAAAGTTACTCATATCCCAACTAAAAAGCTGCTACGGCGAAAATGTATGTCTAAAACTATGTACTTTTGGTTTCAACAATCTCATGGAAGGCTTAAAATCCTAATTTCCCAAACACGTTACAGCAACATAactcaaaaacaaacaaagctcTAGTTTTCTTAACACCAATTTAAGCAATCTAAACCGgaatttggtatttttattttgagccCACAAAACTTTTTAACTAATCTAAGAGTCTGTTTGGCTACcgtttattgctgaaaactgaaaacactgtaacaaaataatttttaaatatatgaatagtgCTGTGAGACCCAGTTTTGAAGTTGtttttctgaagaaaaaaaagtacttacgggtcccgtgaacagtgcatgggACCCACCATTGTTTCAACTAAATACTGAAAGGCACGTTTTCCGTGTGTTCCAAACTCACACTAAGCACTTCGTAATCAACtcataataatcataatcaaacaattttccttttctatgattaatttgttagtaATATGGATCTTACCTTAAAATTTATTGGTTTGCCGAAAGTCTAGGATCTTTCCTTCCCAAGGTTGTTTTTTTTCACTACCTGCAATAAAAATGAGTGAAGAGGAAAGgatgtgtttatttttaaaataaataataatgataagtttgagtttaagtttaagttggattcgttaaagaaataaagtttcactctgtgttaagtttggatttaataaaaataattttatgtaaaaaaatgataatgatttattttttattttttaaatattgtggtgatgtggaaaattgtgagagtttaagaggttttggttttatatatatatatatatatatatatatatatatatatatataaattaaaacgCCTATAATTAACATGTCTCCCTTCATAGTtcatactcaaaaaaaaaaatactaattagttaactatttaattagatttaaaagaaataaagtttcTCTCTTCCCGTGGCCTTTTTAgcatgataatatatatatattttttaattatttgggaaaatattattgttcaaaaattatttaggatatagcctttaaaaaaattattaaaaaaaaaaaaacttgtctcTTTAAGTGATGAGTTTCACTTCATATTGCTAACATGGTTAACTTGATAAGGGGGAAAAAATGTAGTCCAtctagatcttttttttttaatgaacgtATTCCATCTGGatcttgtttcttgaatagaTAAGTTCCGCATGAAATAAAATTACGAAACTATGGAAGTTGCTTTTAGAAAAATGAGTTCCGGCCATAAAATATCGTTTCAATCACATCAAATCCACTCTCAAGTATAttcccctccaaaaaaaaaaaaaagcaaatggaGGCAAGGTCATGCAATTTTGAGAGTGAGTTTGGCGAGGATATGGGCAGAGGAAGGAGACCTTCATGGCCTAAGAGGTGTGCAGAGGATATAATGTTGGTGTTGTTAGTAGGGTATGGGAGTACAATATGAAATGAGAGTTTCAAGAAAGTGAGGGAGCAAGGCAGCTCCATATGTTGTTCGAGAGTTCAAATGAACTTCTGACCTGACTtgtgaaagggaaaaaatataaaacacacacacacacacacacacacacatatatatatatatttatttaacaaTAGGAACGTCGAGAACACGAGGGTTACATGGTTCTGCCTTGTCGACCTACATCTATGGAAGAATCCTTaagggctacatctttattatgtaAGAGTATAATACAAtaacctgtgttacaatgaactctaatataagtatatataggCGACTAAATCCTAGACTACTGGTAAATGTAGGAGTGGGCTTAGGCCTATTACATTGGGCTAGTATgtttaatatatctctaacaccctccctcaaactcaaggcgGAAGCTCAATGAAGGCTTGAGGTTGGATAAGCATGAGAAGATCCATTGAAAATGCCTTGAAGAATGCCTTTGATGAAACCATAATGAAGAATATGCTAATTGACCAATTTCGGAGTTTCAAATGAAGAAACAGAGTCCAAAATCGGAATCTACGCGAAAAAACTGAGCAAGATAAGCCCCattggaaattttaaattttggtcaaaagCAACGCAAAAGTAAAACTCAAAGGGTCAAAGTCAATAGTCAGCAAAAAGTCAACGGGTCAAGTTTAGTCAACGGGCTACACTATCTGAGTAGGGTCACGGATCGGGCTGTAGAGCCGCTGACATCATACAACGACGTATCAATGACGTGGACTAGGGGCTGACATGGACAAGCTTGCATGGTTGCTGATGTGGAGTGATGACGTCATCGGATGACATCAGATGACATCACCAGGGGTTCTTTGACGCGTGGCTAGAGTGTGAGATGTCCTCCGATGTGTGGAGGAACTTCGGTGGATTGTGTAGTGAGTTGGACACCCAGACTTTGTTGGTATAACAGACCAGTGGGCTACGAGGATGCTAGGGCAGCACATGTTGCCAAAGGAGGATCTAGTTCTAACGAATTCGAGGCAGCGCGTGGAGCAGTCCGCCGAAACAACGGTAGTGTGTGGGGGTGCGTGCAGCTTTCTTTAGAGGTCagaattttgtgttttcctCTTCATATGCCATGGAGTACGTCTGTATAGTTGGTTTCATCAGGGGTACATGGTTCAGCCTTGTCATCTTACATCTACGGAGAAGTCCCTTaagggctacatctttattatgtaATAGGGTAGTGCAATAATCGGTGTTACAATAAACTCTAATATGAGTATATATAGGCGACTAGACCCTAAACTACTAGTAAGAGAGGGTTTGGATACCACATTTTGCGTCTGCGTCCAGAGctttttgcgtttttttttttttttcttctgctgcgGGAGGGACAAgcgcgcactgttcatgtgcgtttttaacaattttttattaaaaatgggtcccgcagtactatttacacatttaaaaattattttgctacagtgttttcagttttcagttttcaacaataagttctatccaaacggaccctaaatgtAGGAGTGGGCTTGGGTTTATTACTTTGGGCTAATATTTCTTTACTAATTTAATTTgcccttaaaaatatttttgcattcCTTGATTTAAATCTTGCACATATAAGCAGGGACGGAGGCATGTATAACATTGGAGGGGACATACCCCCCCCTCTCTCCCAAAACTATTGAAACCCCTTTGAAATGGTATATTGTTTTTAGAAGTTGGGCTTCTAAATGATTGGCCCCTCAAAAAATTTTAGCCCAAGTCCACTGTTAGTTTGTATTTTCTATCGTTTGAAATCTTGCGATAACCCTTCAGAGTCCGTCGGCCCCACACCCCACTGTTGGATTCTCAAATAGACCCCCTTCCCACTCATATAAAAGATATAGTTTTTTTTCCAAAACCGAATAAATGTCTAGTAGCCTTGTgtcctttctttttatattttataagaacACTGAAGTGCATTGTGTttatgggttccagttagctcaattgacaAAGTCTATGATGGATGAATATGAGATCTAGGATTCAATcttcgcctacaccaaaaactgattggtgtcttagtttgataataaagagcaaaAAAGTGCATTGTGTTATTTGTGTATTCAATTGTAAAGTGTAGTGTGCATGGTGCTCTATTCGAAATTATTggaggtttcttttttttttttccacaaatttGATCTTTTTTCTCATCAtgtcattttcttctttaactGATTTTATCTTTTACTATTAGATCTAGTTGCTTGATAAGTTGTGCTAGctataatttgtttttagagGGAATTTAGGCTGCCATAGagataatatatttttacttattattattttaagatttgaaaaaaatgttaagaattTCCCTATGGAtgccaaatttattttttaaatgttttttatatatgtttatagcAAATTAGACAAATTTTGTACACACATTtgagcttctcaaaaaaaaattgagtttagaaatattatcatattttaaatttgatcattttgtaTGCAATATATTCATGAATTATAACTAACGTACAAATATGTAACTTGGCCCTCCAAGTAAAAAAACCTGGCTATGCCCTTATATATCAGCCTAACCCAAAACTAAACAATAACACAAATTAGCTCATCCTAAAACCAAACAGTAGCACATATCTTCCTTTGGTCTTCTCATTCTttgaatctcatctcatcttCCGTCTCTGTCTAACTACCTTGgtagaaattaaattatttctctctctaacttGAGAGCTTCTCTCTCTTCAAGAGAGTTTTTCTTCCCTTCAAGCCAAGACATTAGCTTACACTGTTTCACATCCTTCGTGTCTCTTTATGCCTTTAATATTTTCCTAACCAATCACACCCCCTTTTCGAGCTGCCTTTTAACTTATCAAGGTTTTTTACTCTTTATCTATTCCGGGTCTCTAtgctttttggttttttcccTTTCTGTCATTACCAAGAAGCTAACTTATCctatcaaaccaaacaaacattcactttttcttcctttactCCTTGCTTGTCTTAATATTTCTTCAACAATATGTATCTTGTCTCACCTTAATACCTTTTATCTCTCGCCGTACTCTATTGTCTCTTTATCTTCCTTTTCTCTTGTCCCTTTCTCATTTGCTTTCCATCTATCTTTACTGCTTTCTTTAGTGTTTTTTACCCATGAGTGACCACTTTCCTGTGAGGGACTACACTTGGTCCAAGAGTAGCGGGTCAGAAGTTAGTGCTGACCCCTTTTCTGATGAATCAGACCAAGAATCACATGGAAGTGAGGAAGACAAAGCTCCATTTGCTCAACATGGACCCATTATTGAAGCAGATCCTGAtgaaattaacatgcaaagggATTTCTGGTCTCACTATGCAAATGGAAGACCTCTTGCGTATGTGCAATGAAGGTCCATGGGCAGTTGATGGAGCACTTCTGATTTTGGAGAAATGGAAACCAAATCTGGTATTTAATAAGTTACACCTTAACTTTATATCTATTTGGGTTCCATTTCATGATCTTCCTCTTGAGTACCAATACCCTGAGATGGCAAAAATATTGAGTCAAATAATGGGGGCTTTGGAAAAAGTTGATAAGGAAGATCGATTTCCAAGAAACATTAGGTTCTTACGAGCCAAGGTTCGAATCGACCCTTGGATGCCAATGTTCTTTGGCTTTAAGTTGCGACTCGATGATGGTACAAGGACTTGGATACAATGTAGATATGAGAGAGTACACAAGCTCTATACAAGGTGCGGGATGATTGGCCACACTAGAGGGCAATGAAATGAAAGCTTAGCGGAGGTTGAACGGCTTCCTATTAGACAGAGGAATAGGGTTTAGAGATTGCATCTTGTTCAATATGGATTTGATTCCATAGAACCACAATTCCATAAAGAACTCAAAGCCTACTTTAATTGAAGGAGAAGGTGGACAACTAAAGCAAGGGTGGGAGATTTGGGGCAGGATCATCAATTCCTGCAGCAATAAACCTTTGATCAACATGGTTCTGATAACACTGATCATCAACAAGGTACAAAGCAGCATCAACAGCATCCACAGTATGCAACTCAAAACCAACCAGCCTAACATCAGCAACAAACACAACCCTCTGCACAACCCCAACAAACTTCCACACCTCAACCTATGGACCCAAACACTCAAGTCTTAACCCACATTGAAGGTGAACATGCAGCTCTATACTTAGCTATTTATTCCTTATCCCTTGGTCACAATGTTATTCCACCAACACCTTTTAATTCCCCTATCTCTTCCAAACCTGACACACCTAGCCCTGACACTAGCCCAGAAACAATGCTTAATCACTTGAATGCAACACAGGCCCAACCATCACCTCTGCTTAATCAACCTGATACCAATTAAGGAAATACTACAAGCTCCGATATGAGATGGGAAAGGATAAGAGGAGAAGGACCTTTTATGAACAATGGTTTCCTACAGGAGAGCCACAACTCAAGTGCTACCACAGAGAGTGAATCACTAACTGCTATTATGTTTAACCTAGATAGTTTGAATGAAGGTCGCCCTGACTGGACACGTGGGAATGCAGTCTTAACGAATAGCCAACCTCAATACTCCTCTGATTCCTACATTAACTCCTTGGTCCAGAACACTGACAGAGctagatttatttttaaagacgGGAGCCTAAGTGAAGGAcctgcttgctcactcccaagtgcaggagatcgtagcaatataattctcagAGTACTAACATCGAACCACAAGGATtagggtaaattcaaagacaatataattaaacaacaatttgggtgaagaagaaaagtacttTTGCTAGGTGATTgttaataagaataataataaaaactgatttaattcaataatgtaaatactagggcatcggggtgtttccctatatcgatataAAATTCTCTGTGatctaagaaattatatatttcataatttattgttcttattgtggggtcatggattttgggatttggccgagagcatgtggttttggccgagaagcatgggtggtccgagtccgaggagtactatttCCTCGGATAAAGCCAAACGCAAATCTGGTATAGATTCTAATGAGCAAGGATGACCTTCCAGGaggttc from Castanea sativa cultivar Marrone di Chiusa Pesio chromosome 6, ASM4071231v1 includes:
- the LOC142639421 gene encoding uncharacterized protein LOC142639421; this translates as MEVRKTKLHLLNMDPLLKQILMKLTCKGISGLTMQMEDLLRMCNEGPWAVDGALLILEKWKPNLVFNKLHLNFISIWVPFHDLPLEYQYPEMAKILSQIMGALEKVDKEDRFPRNIRFLRAKVRIDPWMPMFFGFKLRLDDGTRTWIQCRYERVHKLYTRCGMIGHTRGQ